The Cylindrospermum stagnale PCC 7417 genome segment GACACCAGCAGACGCCGATTATCCCCACTTATTGCGAGAAACTCCCAGCCTACCCCCAGTTTTGTACTATCGCGGTGAAGTAGATCTGCAAGAAAATCTTGGTCAAAAACCTCTAGTTGGGATTGTGGGGACAAGGCAACCTACAGAGTATGGTATCCGTTGGACTCGCAAAATCAGCACAGCTTTGGCTAAAAATGGCTTTACAGTTGTTTCTGGCATGGCTGAGGGCATTGATACTGAAAGCCACTTCGCCGCGATGAAGGCTGGAGGACGCACCTTAGCTGTTTTAGGTACAGGTGTTGATGTCATCTATCCACACAAAAATCGGGATTTGTACAAGCAAATTTTGACGGCTGGATTAGTTCTGAGTGAATATCCCGGCAAAACTCCCCCAAATCGCACCCATTTTCCGCGCCGTAATCGGATTATTGCCGGCTTAAGCCGTGCTGTTTTGGTGATAGAAGCACCGATGAAATCAGGTGCCTTAATAACAGCTTCCTATGCGAATGAATTCGGACGAGATGTCTATGCACTGCCGGGAAGACTGGACGATTTGCCATCTCAAGGGTGTTTAAAGCTACTTAGTCAAGGAGCTTCTTTAATTCTCCCAGAACTAAGCGAAT includes the following:
- the dprA gene encoding DNA-processing protein DprA, which gives rise to MVEERAYWLAWAQISGIGPVLLQRLQQHFGNLGTAWKASAAELRSVEGFGFQTLEKVVQQRSRLHPEQLLTQHQQENPHFWTPADADYPHLLRETPSLPPVLYYRGEVDLQENLGQKPLVGIVGTRQPTEYGIRWTRKISTALAKNGFTVVSGMAEGIDTESHFAAMKAGGRTLAVLGTGVDVIYPHKNRDLYKQILTAGLVLSEYPGKTPPNRTHFPRRNRIIAGLSRAVLVIEAPMKSGALITASYANEFGRDVYALPGRLDDLPSQGCLKLLSQGASLILPELSELLTMLGAIPQLDVDTQLIASAPLPDLPPELQRVMNAFALDAVSFDLIVQQTDMSAGLVSSALLQLELMGLVSQLPGMRYQRCS